GAGGTATTCCGAGGGGAAAAGATATAGGAGATAATCCGAGTCGAGGGGGAATTAGATGAGGGAGATATTCCGGGCCAGCAGCCCACATCCTTCCATTAATGGCCACATTGATGCATGTCGTAATTTCAGATGAATTCCCATTCAGTTGATGGCTTGGTTGAAGGCGCTTGCTGCCGAATGTTTAAATTCTGaaacattagaaaaaaaaatatatgtttaaAATTTTACAAGGTATGCTTTAGATAATCAACTTACCAGGATTGGTTTCCATTATTTGTCATTAGTTATTTGCAAACAAGATCTCACTTTCTACAAAAAAGACATTTTAAACCTCTATCCGAGGCACACATTTTACAAGCTCAAAATGAACGCCGTCTGAAATGAAGTGGTTAGTTTTACTGTTGACAGTTCAGTTATCTTGACAATCGCTGTAGTTATTTTTACTATTTCTTGAAATAGTCGATTTAAAAACGCTCATGCAGTTATTTTTACTACAAGACTATTTTCagtgtagctgcgcgtcttaccgcacggctggttatgaaattttaatttctttaaaatattacTCATTTTTAATTCCTTTTACAGACTTTAAAAGGAGTGAAAAATACTCTCCACCAATGATTTGAAACTTCGCATTTTTGACGTATGTATTGGCCATATTCTCAAATAAGACTAAATACTACTAAAATGAATATTCCAATATTACCGTGCATGTGCCCTTCAAAATCTTATTATCGCATGCTTATCCCTTCCCTCGGATGCAAAGAGCTTTTGATCGAAAGCACGCGCGTAGAATTTTCACGTTTTGTTTTGTTCGCTTTCGTTTGATGCGGGGTTGAGGGCCCTGATGGTCAAGCAAAAGGAACCGTTTTCTTCGGAGTCAAAAAAATGCCGCAGGAGTTGCGAGTGGTTTGCTGTTTTGAATGTAGAAAATATCAGGTAATTGCTACTGTTTTTTAAATGTACGGATTATTAATAATCTCCACAGTCCGACATagtgaaaaaatcgaaaaaatggaCCTGCAAAATGTGCGGTGCTAAACAGTCGCTCATCAAGGAATACATACGCGGTTCGGGTCGGGAATGTCGGCTGATGGTGCAGCAGCTGAGCGTAAGTTCGCAAAAGATGGACCAATCCGAAAGAGATGTAGCAGAGCTAGTGCTGACAGGTAAGATGGAACCACCTTTGATTGAGAACTCAATCCGAGAGGAATCGGAACGATTGGTGGCTAATCGCAATCAAGCACCAGATATGAAAAAGGATAATAGTTTCAGTAAATGGGAAAGTTTCTGCTCGAAGACAGATGACGAAAAATGTGACGATAACATGCAAGTAAAGGTTCAAGAGAGATCGTTGTGCAATTGGGTTAGAGGTGAAAAAAATATCCTCAGGGTGGACgataaaaaaacagaaaattccGCTCCATCAGAACCTAGAAATGCCTTTGAAAGTTCAGGCTCTACGTCAAGATTGAAACCACTTGCAGATTTCCATAGAATGAGTCAACAGgataaaaaacatttcaaatggcaacctaaaactaaatttgataccaaTCCTAAATCTATTCCTTCCGAGGTAAGAGTTAGTTGCACTAATATTAATAACGATGAACCACTGGTCACATCTAAGCCCAAACCACACTCGTTTTTGAAGGAACAATCCTCCATAGAGCCTAATATAAATGGTGCTTCTGCAAAAAGGCAATCATGTGTTAAAGAATTCCATGTTACTCAAATTCCTTTGATGAGCTTTGCAAAGAAATCGAAATGGTCGGATTCCGGTTCTTCAGAATCACAGGAAACTATGCAATCAAATATTGAAGCATCCGGTTCACTCTCACAACAGCAAATACCACCAGACTCTGCTTCCAAATGGAGCAAATTTATTTCACATACCATGCAAGAAACCGAAGAATATGATTAATAAGCCGTTGCGTGTCTTACAGAATGTATTAAAGTCATCTCGagcaattattttaaaatacaaaaaagtaAATAACCAGTACGATAATCAACAGTGTCACAATCATTCCTCCGATCATTACGTTCTTGTCCTCAACAAGCCTCCGCTCGATCATCTTCATTGTTTGATTCGAAAGTCCCAGCGTATTGCCGACATCCAGTATCCGTTTCCTGGCCCCTTTTAGCGTTTCCCTCTGGTTCCGCAGCCCGTCCAGTATGTTCGATCCGGTCCACAGCATTTCGTCCACCCCTCGATGGGCGTTCTGCATCGAGTTGTGGTGCTGCAGCGAGTAATCGATATCAATTGACGTTTCCGAATTGGCCGTAAAGCGTTTGTTCAGAAGGCTCTCCCGCTCCGCCAGTTCCACTTCTTTGCGAGCTCTTTTGTCTTGGTATAGCTTCAGGGCGGCTTGCAGATGTCGTACGTCGTATTTGAGTTGGTCTACCCGCATCTTAGCGTTCGGGCGTTGGGCAACCGGAACTTTGTATAGCAGCACGTCTAAACGATCACAGTTACTGGAATGTGAGGTTTTGGTTGGATAGATTTTGCCTAAAGAAACTTGCCAACTTACGCATTAATCGCTGCTAGCTTAGTTTGGATATCCGCTTCCACCGTGACGGAGTCGACACGTACACCACTGAGCTGTTGGAAACATTGCTGGGTTTCTTGAATCAGGCTATTGGTTTGGAAATAAAGGGCCTCCATGGTGCAATACTTCTCTCGCAATTATTTACGGAATTATGTTTATGATACATCTAATTAAGGTATAAAATTTCAGATATTTTACTTTAGTATTAAGAATCGAATTTTTTGAATTATAAGTTCGACGACACATCACAACTGGATTTGACAGTTTGAGTTGTACCAAAAACAAAGCTCAGTGCCATCTAGCGGGAAACTAAATGTCGCGCAACCTTTTGATTTGATGTTGCATGCGTTGCATGTTGCATTCATGAATGAATAAGAAAAAAGGCGTATTTTATTCTGATACTTTTCCAATTCGACGTaggtattgtctatccggaataatattttaccgctttttataccgaagttggatttttctccagatacaggcaactttctcaacttcggaagtagtgcgctggattcgcctaaagatgcgctgaacaacgcatcaattagtttgacaaataaaacttcggaagaaagttcggttcggaagtcccgacttccgaattctaacttggtgctacgccgacaatattgtggatttacttgaccaatagattcgaaggtcggttcacttgcctatttcaaacgttctcttttccagcaaggtttgccaaactcaataaatgtttggtagattaccttgtttttgctccttgtctatcaaaacagatgtcaaaacatcggaaaaagaaagagaagtccaagggaaacagcaaaaagcacgtggcagacttgtcagttttgacagattttactatgaagacgggtgtgaaggtgaaaacggcaatttcaaatttcaacgaccgttcaaggagcgactatttcgaacggtcgggtccaatagggaaatccacgtacaatataTGATTGTGTAAACAAAAGCAGAAAAGTGGAATTCCTCTTTCTCGAAATCTGGTGCAACACGAGCGTTGGAAAATATTCTCAAGTGTCGAATTTCGCGACGTTTTTGATACGATTGGTCATCATAAACCTCAACTTTAGACTGTTGTCAGCGTTGTGGTGGTGATTTCTCTGCATACAGTGTATTGTGAAGATAGCGGTGGTTTGTGAACAAGTTTTTGCTCCATAAatctttgttttgttgatcaaGTGCTGATAGGTGTGTTGTGAGTCAACGAGTTATCAAATGATCCTCGTTTGATGAACGACAGTGAAGATGAGAGCGGGGTATTTGTTAGCCCACTTAAAGATGACGAGACAATAACAGACTACGATTCAGCTACAGAAGGACGGCCGGAAGGTAACTCTTACGCAGAAAAATAAATACAACTAACGGGAATGTATTAtgcaaaaaatagaaaataaacacCGTTCGTTCCGATAATGAAAAAAAGGTCAAGGACAAGGAAAAAAAACCAAACTGATGTCGACAATGATTTCAGCGTTAGGGAAACATCGGAACATCGTGCCACTCAGGTGCACCAATTGCAGTCAGACAACGTGGACGACCCAAACTGCCGGATCAGCAGTTTGTCCATTATAAATAGCCTGCGAACGCGTGGCGTGTTCTCTTTTCCTCTGGCAGCTTAAGACAATCACCGGTGGTGCTGTATTCACACTTAAaaaaatcgccgaattcggtaaaattttgccgaaaaaaaatctcaacagcagaactgttcggtaaataatttgactgattttcgttgattttgacagttgaacaatgggaaaaattacaaaaaatctgtacaataattaccgaacagctcTGCTGTTGAGTTTTCGGTAAAaattaccgaatactgtgaaatgagttaagcgTGTTGTGTTAGTATTATAAATAAAAGTGTTTTAGAGTTATTGCGatttgcaaataaaattagcattGCAGACAACCTGCAAGCAACTTGCACAGGAACgagctgtcaaaattcatgcTGATTCGTCTGTTTTAGGCGTGTTATTCATTGGATTCACGTTAGTTTTAGTTTGATGTGTACATCGGAGCAGTGGTGCTAaccggaagaaataaactacccaatagtgagtttaatttacccaacctcgaacatccgtacgggaagccaaaattgagtaagtagggtcgaagtagtttgcctttactcccatgttaaaaaagtacccaacggaacaTTTATTGACCcacatttaagtttaattcactcaatttcgacctcaggtaataaaactcaaaattggcttcccgtattgaaatggcgtcgttggattgtttggctctttgtttttgacaacaaaagaaagagtggatgaaagcgaagagaaaaaataactcaaaagtaagtttaaaagtactcaattttgggtactttttttcttccgtgtggtTTACTTACTTTTCAGGGGAAGTATGTCAAACATTGGCactttatttattagttttattttagtttCCTGTAAAAACATAACTTTCTATCACAGTATTTTAAATGTGGAGTAAGAGCTCATTATATATTGCTTAAATAGAATGACAAATCATTACGACTTCGATTATAACATAATCTTcttgaaagataaattaatcAGCAACACTGTATGCAAGATCTTTTGCATGTTTGCTGCAACTTCGTGCATTTGGCGAACTCAACGCAAACTGCAATACTAAGTTTTTGTgtgtctccagtagccttgcgatgCATAGGccaattgccaatccggagaaggcgagttcgattctcggtccggtctaggatgttttcggtttggaaacattctcgactccctgggcatagtgtatccattgtacttgtcacacaaCATACATgtaatgcaatggcggacatagaaaagctttcagttaataactgaggatataTTTTCTCAAAGCCAGAATGTAGCatatgctaatagaatactaagttgaaaagcaggccaagttccagttgtaaTTATTCTTTGGAGTCAATATAAAAACAACAGAAATGCTTTTCTCTATCACAAACAAAAATGTACAAATTACATGGTAATCTACGTCAtaccaaaaaaatgcaaaaaacataacaaaaatacGAACATATCATAACGTGACTACAac
The nucleotide sequence above comes from Armigeres subalbatus isolate Guangzhou_Male chromosome 3, GZ_Asu_2, whole genome shotgun sequence. Encoded proteins:
- the LOC134225746 gene encoding uncharacterized protein LOC134225746 isoform X1, producing MPQELRVVCCFECRKYQSDIVKKSKKWTCKMCGAKQSLIKEYIRGSGRECRLMVQQLSVSSQKMDQSERDVAELVLTGKMEPPLIENSIREESERLVANRNQAPDMKKDNSFSKWESFCSKTDDEKCDDNMQVKVQERSLCNWVRGEKNILRVDDKKTENSAPSEPRNAFESSGSTSRLKPLADFHRMSQQDKKHFKWQPKTKFDTNPKSIPSEVRVSCTNINNDEPLVTSKPKPHSFLKEQSSIEPNINGASAKRQSCVKEFHVTQIPLMSFAKKSKWSDSGSSESQETMQSNIEASGSLSQQQIPPDSASKWSKFISHTMQETEEYD
- the LOC134225746 gene encoding uncharacterized protein LOC134225746 isoform X2 codes for the protein MCGAKQSLIKEYIRGSGRECRLMVQQLSVSSQKMDQSERDVAELVLTGKMEPPLIENSIREESERLVANRNQAPDMKKDNSFSKWESFCSKTDDEKCDDNMQVKVQERSLCNWVRGEKNILRVDDKKTENSAPSEPRNAFESSGSTSRLKPLADFHRMSQQDKKHFKWQPKTKFDTNPKSIPSEVRVSCTNINNDEPLVTSKPKPHSFLKEQSSIEPNINGASAKRQSCVKEFHVTQIPLMSFAKKSKWSDSGSSESQETMQSNIEASGSLSQQQIPPDSASKWSKFISHTMQETEEYD
- the LOC134225747 gene encoding probable Golgi SNAP receptor complex member 2; its protein translation is MEALYFQTNSLIQETQQCFQQLSGVRVDSVTVEADIQTKLAAINANCDRLDVLLYKVPVAQRPNAKMRVDQLKYDVRHLQAALKLYQDKRARKEVELAERESLLNKRFTANSETSIDIDYSLQHHNSMQNAHRGVDEMLWTGSNILDGLRNQRETLKGARKRILDVGNTLGLSNQTMKMIERRLVEDKNVMIGGMIVTLLIIVLVIYFFVF